From Halobacillus sp. Marseille-Q1614, the proteins below share one genomic window:
- a CDS encoding tetratricopeptide repeat protein gives MEEIHKAIQAMEAQKTEEAIDILQNYLPQADEEERFTITELYIQWGMLEEAKMILQELMQRYPKETELKVMMAEIHIDLNEDEEAIGILNDFTPEDEGYLEALLQLADLYQSQGLFEVAEQKLLTAKQLEPNEAIIDFALGELAFSNGEYNKCIPFYENAMHHQPVIADIEVATRLAEAYAANGEFEQALEYFQQVQEDNPEVMFRYGFVAYQAQRNDIAIKIWEKLIDEDPYYQSVYPLLSAAYDAEGMPKEALEMAKKGLSKDEYNKELYHLAGSLSHKAGDKETGYKYMREAVALDPGYKKAVLFLIENYKSDGDYEAIIELINQLLSLGEEDPNLYFELAKAYEEEEEYEQALVHYQTAYPSLKEDDAFLKSYGYFLIEEGRMTEGRKVLEEYLAIDPSDTEIIEFVHRLRD, from the coding sequence ATGGAGGAAATTCATAAAGCGATCCAGGCAATGGAAGCACAAAAAACAGAAGAAGCAATAGATATTTTACAAAACTACCTGCCGCAGGCTGACGAAGAGGAACGCTTTACGATTACTGAGCTTTATATCCAGTGGGGAATGCTGGAAGAAGCCAAGATGATTCTGCAGGAGCTTATGCAGCGATATCCAAAAGAAACGGAGCTGAAAGTCATGATGGCGGAAATTCATATCGATTTAAATGAAGATGAAGAAGCTATTGGTATTTTAAATGACTTTACTCCAGAAGATGAAGGATATCTAGAGGCCCTGCTCCAGCTGGCGGATCTTTATCAATCTCAAGGCCTTTTTGAAGTAGCCGAACAAAAACTTCTGACTGCAAAGCAGCTTGAGCCCAATGAAGCCATTATTGATTTCGCTCTCGGTGAACTTGCCTTTTCTAACGGGGAATATAACAAGTGTATTCCCTTCTATGAGAACGCTATGCATCATCAGCCGGTAATCGCAGATATTGAAGTAGCGACAAGGCTTGCTGAAGCATATGCAGCCAATGGAGAATTCGAACAGGCTCTCGAATATTTCCAGCAGGTACAGGAAGATAACCCTGAAGTGATGTTCCGTTACGGTTTTGTAGCTTATCAGGCTCAAAGAAATGATATAGCCATTAAAATTTGGGAAAAGCTAATAGATGAGGATCCTTATTATCAGTCGGTTTATCCCCTTCTATCAGCGGCATATGACGCTGAGGGCATGCCGAAAGAAGCTCTGGAAATGGCGAAAAAGGGACTGTCGAAAGATGAATATAACAAAGAACTGTATCATCTGGCAGGCTCTCTTTCACATAAAGCAGGAGATAAGGAAACCGGTTATAAATACATGAGGGAAGCTGTAGCTCTTGATCCAGGATATAAGAAAGCTGTCCTTTTCCTAATTGAAAATTATAAGAGTGATGGAGACTACGAAGCCATCATAGAATTAATTAACCAGCTGCTTTCCTTAGGAGAAGAGGACCCTAACCTTTATTTTGAACTTGCTAAAGCTTATGAGGAAGAAGAAGAATACGAACAGGCACTCGTTCATTATCAAACAGCCTATCCTTCCTTGAAAGAAGACGATGCCTTCTTAAAATCTTATGGATATTTCCTGATTGAAGAAGGAAGGATGACAGAAGGACGTAAAGTATTAGAAGAATACCTGGCCATTGATCCATCAGATACAGAAATTATAGAATTTGTTCATCGACTACGTGATTAA
- a CDS encoding ReoY family proteolytic degradation factor: MQTPISVNEKKEFVRWFLNHYQLKKRESVWILNYLMNHESLLTNVCFVEDVKLCPRGMEITAQGVKDPPFRFYKGQVMTNDAEKSFHDLRMNQDEPIYIQMNFENAHQCSMYALVLEDNPYLPKDHYLNENDREEAEQLLSSSLLLYKKSVLEKQIDQSLEKGDQASFKKLAQSLSEVKESLKKYAVK, from the coding sequence ATGCAAACACCAATATCCGTTAATGAGAAGAAAGAATTTGTCCGTTGGTTCTTAAATCATTATCAATTGAAAAAGCGTGAAAGTGTTTGGATTCTAAACTACTTAATGAATCATGAATCATTGCTCACGAATGTGTGTTTTGTGGAAGACGTCAAGCTCTGTCCTCGTGGAATGGAAATAACAGCACAGGGAGTGAAGGACCCTCCATTTAGATTCTATAAGGGCCAAGTAATGACCAATGATGCTGAGAAGTCGTTTCACGATTTAAGAATGAATCAGGATGAACCGATATATATCCAGATGAATTTTGAAAACGCACACCAGTGCTCTATGTATGCTCTAGTGTTAGAGGATAACCCTTACCTGCCTAAAGATCACTACCTCAATGAAAATGACAGGGAGGAAGCAGAACAGCTGCTCTCTTCAAGCCTGCTTCTATACAAAAAAAGTGTGCTCGAAAAGCAAATTGATCAGTCTCTTGAGAAGGGAGACCAGGCCTCTTTTAAGAAGCTCGCTCAATCTTTGAGTGAAGTAAAAGAATCCTTGAAAAAATATGCTGTAAAGTAA
- a CDS encoding DUF2487 family protein, whose translation MLWTKNDLKIYLAEKEYVDTVFIPLVPFDPASDKNMEKEAFQNEINQVFAHLLEKEFKGRILLSPSYHYLTGEQEKEVDRLNHWVDSYKKQPFEHVFLFTLDPKWKKYERQLEGQLLWIPGLGSGDLQSTETKSFIKEQAGQVSDLIQAYW comes from the coding sequence ATGCTATGGACAAAAAATGATTTAAAAATTTATCTCGCTGAAAAGGAATACGTAGACACCGTCTTTATTCCATTGGTTCCTTTTGATCCGGCTTCAGATAAAAATATGGAGAAAGAGGCCTTTCAAAACGAGATCAACCAGGTTTTCGCTCATTTACTCGAAAAAGAGTTTAAGGGCCGGATTCTCCTGTCTCCTTCCTATCACTATTTGACAGGAGAGCAGGAAAAGGAAGTAGATAGACTCAATCACTGGGTGGACTCCTATAAAAAACAGCCGTTTGAGCATGTGTTTTTGTTTACACTGGATCCGAAATGGAAAAAATATGAACGTCAGCTGGAAGGACAGCTTCTCTGGATTCCGGGACTGGGAAGTGGGGATCTTCAGTCTACAGAAACCAAATCGTTTATTAAAGAACAGGCAGGCCAAGTAAGCGATTTAATACAAGCCTACTGGTAA
- a CDS encoding ubiquinol-cytochrome c reductase iron-sulfur subunit has translation MSEKQRVSRRQFLNYTLTGVGGFMAAGMLAPMVRFAIDPVLKPSAAGEFQSVASVDEITNEPQRFEWMVDQVDAWYESEVQKTAWVYRTENDEIVALSPICTHLGCTVDWGSNEEYPDQFYCPCHAGRYTKDGVNVPGTPPTAPLPVYEHKVEEGMLYLGLAQER, from the coding sequence ATGAGCGAAAAACAAAGAGTATCCCGTCGTCAATTTTTAAACTACACGCTAACTGGTGTTGGTGGTTTTATGGCTGCAGGAATGCTTGCGCCAATGGTAAGGTTTGCCATTGACCCTGTGTTAAAGCCATCCGCTGCTGGTGAATTTCAATCCGTGGCATCAGTTGATGAAATTACAAACGAACCGCAAAGATTCGAGTGGATGGTTGACCAAGTGGATGCATGGTATGAATCTGAAGTGCAGAAAACGGCTTGGGTTTATCGTACGGAAAATGACGAGATTGTTGCTCTTTCACCAATTTGTACACACTTGGGTTGTACAGTCGATTGGGGTTCGAATGAAGAGTACCCGGATCAGTTTTATTGTCCATGCCACGCGGGCCGCTACACTAAAGATGGTGTAAACGTACCAGGGACACCGCCGACGGCACCGCTGCCAGTCTACGAACACAAAGTTGAAGAAGGAATGCTTTACCTTGGTCTAGCACAAGAAAGATAG
- the qcrB gene encoding menaquinol-cytochrome c reductase cytochrome b subunit has product MLQKIYDWVDERIDITPLWRDIADHEVPEHVNPAHHFSAFVYCFGGLTFFVTVIQILSGMFLTMYYVPDIENAWQSVYYLQREVAYGQIVRGMHHWGASLVIVMLFLHTLRVFFQGAYKKPRELNWMVGVLLFFVMLGLGFTGYLLPWDNKAYFATVVGLEIAAATPFIGDMLLTLLAGDPNIVGAQTLTRFFAIHVFFLPAALFGLMGAHFVLIRKQGISGPL; this is encoded by the coding sequence ATGCTGCAAAAAATTTATGACTGGGTCGATGAGCGTATTGACATCACACCATTATGGCGTGATATCGCCGACCACGAAGTGCCAGAACATGTCAATCCGGCCCACCATTTCTCAGCATTTGTTTACTGTTTTGGTGGTTTGACATTCTTTGTCACTGTTATTCAAATTCTTTCAGGAATGTTTTTAACAATGTATTATGTTCCTGATATCGAAAATGCCTGGCAATCTGTTTATTACCTACAAAGAGAAGTAGCATATGGTCAGATCGTTCGTGGTATGCACCACTGGGGCGCTAGTCTAGTTATCGTAATGTTATTTCTACATACTTTACGGGTGTTTTTCCAGGGAGCTTACAAGAAACCGCGTGAGCTTAACTGGATGGTAGGGGTATTATTATTCTTTGTTATGCTTGGTCTTGGGTTCACAGGCTACCTGCTTCCATGGGATAACAAAGCTTATTTTGCAACAGTAGTTGGTCTTGAAATTGCTGCGGCTACACCTTTTATCGGTGATATGCTTCTTACTTTGCTAGCCGGGGATCCGAACATCGTAGGAGCGCAGACACTTACTCGATTTTTTGCGATTCACGTGTTCTTCCTTCCAGCAGCATTATTTGGATTAATGGGAGCACACTTTGTATTAATCCGTAAACAAGGAATCTCCGGTCCACTATAA
- a CDS encoding menaquinol-cytochrome c reductase cytochrome b/c subunit, giving the protein MHRGKGMKFVGDSRVTAEQRANLPKDYSEYPGRTEAFWPNFLLKEWLAGSVFLIGFLILTAAHPSPLEQQADPTNAGYIPLPDWYFLFLYQFLKYQYAGGDFIVLGAIVMPGLAFGALLLAPFLDRGPERRPLKRPIAVGLMMLGFIATFWLTYESVSHVDYAERSEQYAVDVEAEETEIDTEAAGYEIYQNNCASCHGGNLEGQGNYPALLDTQLPEENIKDIAQNGIGEMPEGIFEGSEEELNALAAFVANPTGEEGGEGEGEGEGGEEGSEE; this is encoded by the coding sequence GTGCATAGGGGAAAAGGGATGAAGTTCGTCGGTGACTCCCGAGTAACCGCCGAACAACGAGCGAATTTACCTAAAGATTATTCAGAATACCCTGGTCGTACGGAAGCATTTTGGCCGAACTTCCTTCTAAAAGAATGGTTGGCCGGTTCAGTCTTCCTCATTGGCTTTCTAATTTTAACGGCTGCTCACCCGTCACCGCTTGAGCAACAGGCAGATCCAACCAATGCAGGTTATATTCCACTGCCAGACTGGTACTTCCTGTTTTTGTACCAGTTTCTTAAATATCAGTACGCAGGTGGAGACTTTATTGTTTTAGGTGCGATTGTCATGCCGGGTCTGGCTTTTGGAGCATTATTACTTGCTCCGTTCTTGGACAGAGGTCCTGAACGTCGTCCATTAAAGCGTCCGATTGCTGTAGGGCTTATGATGCTCGGCTTTATTGCGACTTTCTGGTTAACTTACGAATCTGTCTCTCACGTGGATTACGCAGAGCGCAGTGAACAGTATGCGGTTGATGTTGAAGCTGAAGAAACTGAAATCGATACTGAAGCTGCCGGTTATGAGATCTATCAAAATAACTGCGCGAGCTGTCACGGAGGTAACTTAGAAGGTCAAGGAAACTACCCTGCATTACTGGATACACAACTTCCTGAAGAAAACATTAAAGATATCGCTCAAAATGGTATCGGTGAGATGCCTGAGGGGATTTTTGAAGGGTCTGAAGAAGAACTTAACGCTCTAGCTGCTTTTGTAGCCAATCCGACCGGTGAAGAAGGCGGAGAAGGTGAAGGAGAGGGCGAAGGCGGAGAAGAAGGGTCCGAAGAATAA
- a CDS encoding DUF1405 domain-containing protein gives MREFTNYILNHRTFLILLLLINIAGTIYGYVWYGYQLAITDPIFYIFVPDSPTASLFFSIFLTFYIFRKNVPYIEALAMITLLKYGVWAVVMNGLTLMENGELPWTGYMLIMSHGAMAIQGLLYAPYYKIRIKHIILAAIWTLHNDVIDYVFEQMPIYSSIMDHLQEIGYFTFWLSIACIAICYYMTQSRVRPV, from the coding sequence GTGAGAGAATTTACGAACTACATATTAAATCATCGTACCTTTTTGATTTTACTGTTACTTATAAACATAGCAGGAACGATTTACGGATATGTATGGTATGGGTATCAGCTTGCTATAACAGACCCTATCTTTTATATTTTCGTTCCGGATAGTCCGACAGCCAGCTTGTTTTTTTCCATATTTCTTACTTTTTATATCTTCCGTAAAAATGTTCCTTATATTGAAGCGCTGGCTATGATTACCCTTTTAAAGTATGGAGTCTGGGCGGTGGTTATGAACGGCCTTACCCTGATGGAAAATGGAGAGCTTCCCTGGACAGGCTATATGCTGATTATGTCTCACGGGGCTATGGCCATACAAGGTTTATTATATGCTCCCTATTATAAAATTAGAATTAAGCATATTATTTTGGCGGCTATTTGGACGCTGCACAATGACGTCATCGATTATGTGTTTGAACAAATGCCTATTTACTCTTCGATCATGGATCATTTGCAGGAAATTGGCTACTTTACATTCTGGCTCAGTATAGCCTGCATAGCGATCTGTTATTATATGACTCAATCCCGTGTTCGACCGGTCTAA
- a CDS encoding sporulation protein YpjB yields the protein MGRAIAAVLLMMLVSILLCVQATATTSPDHGKWDSFVTQYHYLLADGKTELAEKMLNNRLSEMETYYEGQPIQQEQTFEKLKSEAVEAPEKAARFLSFLEVSANPEPKQLLALKTSALQVQVKEAEISPQAAAEQWEQLLPVMGIYFPTDQIEAVSQIMSGYVMNGSPDSVQPLIDSLEVLAVEAEKDTQYDAVIWTVIIIGTTILLTLGYVSFRKFQAEKSQKKSRSKQKLNS from the coding sequence ATGGGACGAGCTATTGCCGCAGTTTTACTAATGATGTTGGTATCAATCCTTTTATGTGTACAAGCTACAGCCACTACAAGCCCCGATCATGGTAAATGGGACTCATTTGTTACTCAATATCACTACCTTCTAGCCGATGGCAAAACAGAGCTTGCAGAAAAAATGCTGAATAATCGACTGTCAGAAATGGAAACCTATTATGAAGGACAGCCTATACAGCAGGAACAGACGTTTGAGAAGCTTAAGTCAGAAGCCGTGGAAGCACCGGAAAAAGCAGCTCGATTTTTATCTTTTCTGGAAGTCAGTGCGAACCCAGAGCCAAAACAGCTTCTGGCGCTAAAAACTTCCGCGCTTCAAGTTCAAGTAAAAGAAGCAGAAATCAGCCCTCAAGCGGCTGCAGAGCAATGGGAACAGCTGCTGCCTGTGATGGGAATATATTTTCCAACTGATCAAATAGAAGCTGTTTCTCAGATAATGAGCGGCTATGTAATGAATGGATCACCGGACTCTGTTCAGCCTCTGATTGACAGCCTCGAGGTTCTTGCAGTAGAAGCCGAGAAAGACACCCAGTATGATGCTGTGATCTGGACAGTTATCATTATTGGGACGACGATTTTACTTACGCTTGGATATGTGAGCTTTCGCAAGTTCCAGGCAGAAAAATCCCAGAAAAAATCCCGCTCAAAACAGAAGCTAAATAGTTGA
- a CDS encoding zinc metallopeptidase: protein MEFLIYFAIILIVPIWASSRVKSTYKKYSKVPTSSSMTGAEVARKILNDNGIFDVTIEETRGMLSDHYDPRNKVIRLSRDIYHGRSMAASAVAAHEVGHAIQDDQGYAFLKFRSSLAPLASFGSNSSIFLIIGGILLSWSGLLLAGIVFFALAVLFQFVTLPVEFDASNRAMGQLVSTGVIRNDEERQTKKVLNAAALTYVAGALVALAELLRFVFMFVGMNQE, encoded by the coding sequence ATGGAATTTCTCATTTATTTTGCTATAATCTTGATCGTGCCGATTTGGGCATCATCAAGGGTGAAAAGCACGTATAAAAAATATTCAAAAGTGCCGACCTCTTCGTCTATGACGGGAGCAGAAGTAGCTCGTAAAATCTTAAATGATAATGGAATCTTTGATGTAACGATTGAAGAAACCCGCGGTATGCTTTCAGATCATTATGATCCAAGGAATAAAGTTATCCGTTTATCGAGAGACATCTATCACGGCCGCTCGATGGCCGCTTCAGCTGTTGCAGCTCACGAAGTTGGTCACGCGATTCAGGATGACCAGGGATACGCTTTTCTGAAGTTTAGAAGTTCACTTGCGCCGCTAGCGAGCTTTGGGTCTAACAGCTCAATCTTCTTGATCATCGGTGGTATTCTGCTCAGTTGGTCAGGATTATTGTTAGCCGGTATTGTGTTCTTTGCTTTAGCGGTGTTGTTCCAATTTGTCACTCTGCCGGTTGAGTTTGATGCATCAAACCGGGCCATGGGCCAGTTGGTTTCAACTGGCGTTATCCGTAACGACGAAGAACGCCAGACGAAAAAAGTACTCAATGCTGCAGCGTTAACTTATGTAGCAGGTGCTTTAGTAGCATTAGCTGAATTACTTCGATTTGTTTTCATGTTTGTAGGCATGAACCAGGAATAA
- a CDS encoding YitT family protein produces the protein MKIFGLKVKNIVFILLGAAIFSFGLVHFNIQNELGEGGFTGITLLLLYLFNWDPALMNILLNIPVLIIGWRILGRTTFFYSLIGIFSVSFFIWLSQIFMIEINLASDLTLAALFAGVCIGVGLGIIFRYGGTTGGVDIIARLLNKYLGWSMGRAMFVFDAVVIFTSIVTYLDHIKGMYTLVAVFVGARVIDFIQEGAYSARGTTIISDRSQQISEKILEEMDRGVTVLQGRGSFTGARRDVLYCVIGKNEIVRLKTLIDRIDPHAFVTVSHVSDVAGEGFTLDENKRPIND, from the coding sequence ATGAAAATTTTCGGATTAAAAGTTAAAAATATCGTCTTTATTTTATTAGGTGCCGCTATTTTTTCTTTCGGACTTGTACACTTTAACATTCAAAATGAGTTAGGGGAAGGCGGTTTTACAGGAATCACTTTGCTTCTGCTTTATTTATTTAACTGGGACCCGGCATTAATGAATATTCTCCTCAATATTCCAGTTCTTATTATTGGGTGGCGTATTTTAGGGAGAACAACCTTCTTCTATTCTCTTATTGGAATCTTTTCTGTTTCTTTTTTTATCTGGCTTTCCCAAATATTTATGATTGAAATTAATCTGGCCTCTGACCTGACTCTCGCTGCCCTTTTCGCCGGCGTTTGTATTGGTGTCGGCTTAGGTATCATCTTCCGCTATGGCGGAACAACGGGCGGTGTAGACATTATCGCCCGTCTGCTGAATAAATACTTAGGATGGAGCATGGGCCGTGCTATGTTTGTATTTGATGCTGTTGTTATTTTCACTTCCATTGTTACTTACTTAGATCATATTAAAGGTATGTACACACTCGTCGCCGTATTTGTAGGAGCACGTGTGATTGATTTCATTCAGGAGGGAGCTTATTCCGCCCGCGGTACGACCATTATTTCGGACAGAAGCCAGCAGATTTCTGAAAAGATCTTAGAAGAGATGGATCGCGGTGTCACTGTCCTTCAGGGAAGAGGTTCATTTACGGGAGCACGAAGAGATGTCCTCTACTGTGTGATAGGGAAAAATGAAATTGTCCGATTAAAAACCCTTATTGACCGGATCGACCCTCATGCGTTTGTAACGGTCAGCCATGTAAGTGATGTAGCCGGCGAAGGCTTTACACTTGATGAAAATAAAAGGCCAATCAATGATTAG
- a CDS encoding nucleotide pyrophosphohydrolase, with protein MNYSTKEIQERVDRYISQFKEGYFSPLSLQARLTEEVGEMAREINHLYGEKPKKSTEKEKALEEELGDVIFVLTCFANSLNIDLSDAFDRSMSKIEVRDRDRWTRKEGETNDE; from the coding sequence ATGAACTATTCCACGAAGGAAATACAGGAAAGAGTAGACCGGTACATATCACAATTTAAGGAAGGTTATTTTTCTCCGTTAAGCCTGCAGGCCCGTTTAACAGAAGAAGTTGGAGAAATGGCTAGAGAAATTAATCATCTGTATGGAGAGAAACCAAAAAAATCGACCGAAAAAGAAAAAGCATTGGAAGAAGAACTGGGTGACGTGATTTTCGTACTCACATGTTTTGCAAATTCATTAAATATCGATCTATCGGATGCTTTTGACCGGTCCATGAGTAAAATTGAAGTCAGAGACCGTGACCGATGGACAAGAAAAGAAGGAGAGACAAACGATGAGTAA
- the dapB gene encoding 4-hydroxy-tetrahydrodipicolinate reductase translates to MSKIKCIVAGPRGKMGSEALRLIEKEDSLELAACIDRKHEGELVKNIPGLPDLDGVIYTDAEACLLETEADVLIDLTTPEYGYKHTKLALENGVRPVVGTTGFTEDQLDELKELAEEKQLGAVIAPNFAVGAVLMMQFSKWAAKHFDDVEIIEKHHDQKLDAPSGTAVKTAQLIQEERESHKQGHPDEKETISGARGAEMDGMRIHSLRLPGLVAHQEVVFGGLGQTLTIKHDSYTRESFMSGVKLSAEQVMNFTGLVYGLEHLLD, encoded by the coding sequence ATGAGTAAAATTAAATGTATTGTGGCAGGCCCGAGAGGAAAAATGGGGAGTGAAGCACTAAGATTAATTGAAAAAGAAGATTCACTTGAGCTTGCGGCATGTATTGACCGAAAGCATGAAGGAGAGCTTGTCAAAAACATCCCCGGGCTGCCTGACCTTGATGGTGTTATTTATACAGATGCAGAAGCTTGTTTACTAGAGACAGAGGCAGATGTCCTGATCGACCTAACGACGCCCGAGTATGGGTATAAGCATACAAAACTCGCTTTAGAAAATGGTGTCCGTCCGGTTGTAGGAACGACTGGTTTTACAGAAGACCAGCTTGATGAATTAAAGGAGCTGGCAGAAGAGAAACAGCTCGGAGCAGTCATTGCCCCTAATTTTGCAGTGGGTGCTGTTCTTATGATGCAGTTTTCTAAATGGGCGGCGAAGCATTTTGATGATGTGGAAATTATTGAAAAGCACCACGACCAAAAGTTAGACGCTCCTTCAGGTACAGCTGTTAAAACAGCTCAGCTGATCCAGGAGGAAAGAGAGTCTCATAAGCAGGGACACCCTGATGAAAAAGAAACCATCTCAGGAGCGCGAGGTGCGGAAATGGATGGAATGCGCATTCACAGTCTTCGCCTGCCGGGTCTTGTCGCCCATCAGGAGGTCGTATTTGGAGGCCTGGGACAGACATTAACCATTAAGCATGATTCTTATACCAGAGAATCATTTATGTCAGGTGTTAAGCTTTCGGCTGAACAGGTTATGAATTTTACCGGACTCGTTTACGGTTTAGAACATTTGCTTGACTAA
- the mgsA gene encoding methylglyoxal synthase translates to MNIALIAHDEKKQEMIQFTVAYKDILKKHMLFATGTTGTKIEDATQLPIVKFQSGPLGGDQQIGAKIAEEQMDIIIFLRDPLTAQPHEPDITALLRLCDVHQIPVVTNLAGAEIVIRALDRGDMDWRNIVKEKKD, encoded by the coding sequence ATGAATATTGCTCTGATTGCGCATGATGAGAAGAAACAGGAAATGATTCAATTTACAGTGGCTTACAAAGATATTTTGAAGAAGCATATGCTTTTTGCTACGGGAACAACCGGAACGAAAATCGAAGATGCTACCCAGCTGCCGATCGTAAAATTTCAATCTGGACCGTTAGGCGGAGACCAGCAAATCGGAGCAAAGATTGCTGAAGAGCAAATGGATATCATCATATTTTTGAGAGATCCGCTCACGGCCCAGCCTCATGAGCCTGATATTACAGCACTGCTTCGTTTATGCGATGTTCATCAGATCCCTGTTGTAACAAATCTGGCCGGTGCAGAAATTGTTATTCGTGCCTTGGACCGTGGAGACATGGACTGGCGAAATATAGTGAAAGAAAAGAAAGACTAG
- the bshA gene encoding N-acetyl-alpha-D-glucosaminyl L-malate synthase BshA has protein sequence MTKIGITCYPTVGGSGVIATELGKLLAEKGHEIHFIASQVPFRLNRVYPNIFYHEVEVSNYPVFQHPPYDLSLANKMAEVIDREELDILHVHYAMPHAVLAILAKQMCERDVKIITTLHGTDITVLGIDSSLKRMIRFGIEQSDRVTAVSNSLVRQTVEQLETNKQMDVIYNFVDEREYYRKKSTLKAQFNIEEDEKVIIHISNFRKVKRVQDIIKVFKEISKETPSKLLLIGDGPEYAECYQLVKSLNLEEHVLFLGKQDNVSDLLSMSDLKLLLSEKESFGLVLLEAMACGVPCIGTNIGGIPEVIDHEVTGFIGELGNIKQLSQYAIELLKDEEKLAAFSDRAERAVKEKFSSSFVVQQYEELYAQVLNNE, from the coding sequence ATGACGAAAATTGGCATCACCTGTTATCCCACTGTAGGAGGTTCAGGTGTCATTGCAACAGAACTAGGAAAATTATTAGCCGAAAAAGGACATGAGATTCATTTCATAGCATCACAGGTCCCTTTTAGATTGAACAGGGTTTATCCAAATATTTTTTATCACGAAGTAGAAGTGAGTAATTATCCAGTCTTTCAGCACCCTCCTTACGACTTGTCGCTCGCGAATAAGATGGCGGAAGTAATCGATCGGGAGGAGCTTGATATTTTACACGTTCACTATGCCATGCCGCATGCGGTATTAGCTATTCTTGCAAAGCAGATGTGTGAACGAGATGTAAAAATAATAACAACTCTCCATGGGACAGACATTACTGTGCTTGGGATTGATTCAAGCTTAAAGCGGATGATTAGATTTGGCATCGAACAATCGGACAGGGTGACAGCTGTGTCTAACAGCCTGGTTAGGCAGACGGTCGAGCAGCTCGAGACGAACAAACAGATGGATGTCATCTATAACTTCGTTGATGAGAGAGAATATTACCGAAAAAAATCTACTTTAAAAGCTCAGTTCAATATTGAAGAAGATGAGAAGGTTATTATTCATATTTCCAACTTTCGTAAGGTGAAAAGAGTTCAGGATATTATTAAAGTTTTTAAGGAAATCTCTAAAGAAACACCTTCTAAGCTTCTGCTCATAGGAGACGGCCCGGAATATGCAGAATGTTATCAGCTCGTTAAGAGCCTTAACCTTGAAGAGCATGTATTATTTCTAGGGAAACAGGATAACGTCAGCGATCTGCTGTCTATGTCAGATTTAAAGCTGCTGCTTTCTGAAAAAGAGAGTTTTGGCCTCGTTCTTCTTGAAGCGATGGCCTGCGGGGTTCCTTGTATTGGGACAAATATTGGCGGTATCCCTGAAGTTATTGATCATGAGGTGACCGGTTTTATTGGAGAACTCGGTAACATTAAACAACTAAGCCAATATGCGATTGAACTTCTTAAAGACGAGGAGAAACTCGCGGCATTTTCCGACCGTGCGGAAAGAGCAGTGAAGGAAAAATTTTCTTCTTCTTTTGTCGTTCAACAATATGAAGAGTTGTATGCCCAGGTGTTAAATAATGAATAA